The following is a genomic window from Rhododendron vialii isolate Sample 1 chromosome 9a, ASM3025357v1.
gttaaactttttcccggaaaaatttcattaaaattcggaccgtccaaaatacttttgaatgcTGTGTTAGTTGGTGTTGTTTTACAGCACCTTCATAAATAAGACAATCTCGTGTTAAAAACATGTGTTAAGTTTGAATTTTGGTAAGGTTACTAGTTTACCCGTTAAGCACCTCCTGATTGTTAGTCGGATCAATCGGTTGGATAAACTATTTGCATTCTGAAAAGTGCAGTGCGACAATCAATCCCTATGTGcgattgattttcgcactccactTTGCAACATCGGAATTGCATTCTTTAATATCCCAGTGCAGCCACATAGTCTCTTTTTGGTTATGCTATCCTGGAATTTTTATTGTAAATTCTTTAAAATATGATATACCTccctctgataccatgttagatgtTCAACAAATAAGCTTAAGCTATTGGGTGGGGAAGTCTCAACATAATACTGTTCACCTATTTTATAGCCAATGTGAAATTGTATTTATTTTACCATTCGTTCAAAACTTTTTCTAGATGAAGTTTAGTATTTATTTTACCATTCGTTCAAAACTTTTTCTAAATGAAGTTTAGTAAAAGAATAGAGCTGTCTGCTTACATAACAAATGAGCATGTGGcgtgaatttatttatttttaccctcgttaaaagagggtgaacattaccctcattTCTATTGATTGAAATGATGTAGATCGCACATAACAAATGAGCATGTTTATCAAAAAGTATATTGCAAATGTGAGACCTATaacatttcaaccaataagagagagggtaacgttcaccctcttttaagaaTGATGAACAAAATTATACTCGGTGTGACAGTACACTATTTTTTCACTAAATGGAACTCAGCTGAGTGAGGCGGATGAGAGTATGCTATGCGACAAGAAGTAGATGCTCTTTCATCATCAACTAGCAAAAGAATAAATGGGCAATTTGGACGTGAAAGCAAAGGACCGAACCTGAGGCTCAAGGGGCAAATAGAGATGAGCTAAATTCAAACTCCGAGTTCAAAATTTTGTAGACCAgactacaagaaaaaaatatattacttGTGAATCGTATAGTATTGGTATGGATGGCGTCTCTAACTAGATCGGGAAAGACGATAATTGAGGTGCGTAAGCTGGACTAGACAGAAGCCGTCCAATAATTGAAGCGGGGATTTGGTTAAATCAACAATTATTTTACTAGGTTTTTAGTTGGGTTGGTGGGAGCTTATCACGTCTCCTCGTGGGACGTGGATCTTATTCCATTATATTATTGTACTCTATTTAATTAGGTGGACTGGAGCTGGACAGTACACATGTTGGAAATTGATACCGCACAAACAACAAACACCACATGCACTAGCCAAATTGAACAAGGAttctgcggatcaaaaaaaaaaacaaggattCTCATtctggagaaatttttggatgccgggtgggtatatcctACCCGGTGTCCGCTCAGCACTCCTGAGCAGTCTGATGCACTTTTGGATCTTTCTTCTcacctcttctttctttttttctctctaaatttaAACCGTCCAAAATCGCATCGAACGACTCGAATGTGCCAAACAGGCAACACATAATACCCACCTgcattgaaaaataatttttcctcatTCTGGGATGGTATATGAAAGTGAAAGGAAAATGAGGCCCCCACCGCCCACCATACACGACAACGGTGGTGATTGATCATGACACGACCAAAATCCGAGCATGCATGAAAGACGCAATTGGCCGGATTCCAagttttttctgaaaaattaaaAGTCAGCTTTGCCTAGTAGTAGTATACTAGTATCGGCTGATTCTGTTGTGGCCATACACTGAAGCCgtaagagagaaaaatggggtAAGGACAGTATTGTCATTTCACTCAAGAATTGTGGAGACTTTCGACCAAAACGACGACGTTTTGgccgaacatttttttttaaaaagggtaGGCTCCAGATCTGGAACCagccttctttttgaaaaaataaaaaaaaaaaagccactttttctaaaagtggaACGACCCCTTTATACTTTCTCCTATTTCAAAAGCCTGTTGTAAGAAAGGGGTGTTTCGGTGCGACTGAGATCCCCCATCCAACTCCTGTCCGATCCGCATGTCTCATCCCTCTCGGTCGTTGATCTCGCTAATCAACAACTAAGATAGGCCAAGCATATTTTGTtccaaaatgacgtcgttttgagaAAAAAGTGCTCGGtcatctcagccgttgatttgcgagatcaacggccGAGAAGGGTGGGACAGGCGGATCGGACAGGGGATCCGAGTTCGTTTCGgtggtagtgaataagttatgaGGGGAAAAAATGGTACTCCAGCAATCAAGTTGTTAGATGTTTTcgatagtaaataagttgttaagaaatgtcaagttatttctgATAGTAAATAAATTATAAATGGATTTGTaagtgaaaaaattattgagatcTTTCTCCGTCAGGTGAACGGCATGTTAAAAAcgcatcctttttttttctcttcaaattgtTAAGGTCAGGTCACCAAAGAATCATGATTGGCATTATGCCCATTACAATAAAGAATAGTACTCCTCTACCCTCTTCTTTTGGACCACTAAAATTTGTGACTCTCAAAATtttggaatttaaaaaaaaagaaaaagagttcgATCTGCATCTCAGTGACTAATTTCTCACCGATCAAGAGAACGGAGCGTCGCAACCCAACCCATGACAAAACAAGGGCCGGCCGAGGCAACAATTGGGCTATATATTCgacctttttttgtctttatttttgtaaaattatagtttttatatttttttggcacgttcagtttttttgtgggtgaaattttttgtcaaaaattcataatgttcttattttttaagtacttattttccgttttacgaAACGTGTCATTCTTTCATATTACATCATatttaattccaaaaataagtattttttttttgtagtacaAAAACGAGATATGAAAATctatactttgtttggttctcctctcaaaaatgttctttccaatttttttgactGTTTCATCATCCATGTTTTTCGTCTTTAATAAGTTTTTATcaagtcttttttcttaatttttttggatgtatatagcactttaaaaaaattcactaaagacgaaaatacacaaatttataaaatatttatctaaaaaatttatttcaaaactgacaaccaaacaaaacctatCGTCTTACAAATAATACTAGGATTTTGTTGGAACATTTTCATCACTCCTCGCGTCATCTCAACTTTACCAAGCCAACCAACACCTAATCTATCACGCGAGCCTCTCACTTTTtatgcctctctttttttctttctacgGTAAATTCCAAGGTTCTCATTTCTCAATCAGAAAAAGGAGAAGGATTTATTAAAGCACGAAACGACATGGAGATCATTGTTTTTAGAAAATCATTACATGGACCCAGTTGTGACCACTTTTGAAAGTAGTAATTCCCACGGGCTCTAACCCTACATATGGGGAAGTTGTAAACGAGGGTGATCATGTGTGGACCGTGTGGTTGGAAAAAAAagctttaatatttttttatggattggATGActgaaaaactaataaaaagatagtttttgtttttgtatccGTTCAGTAGGTGCCCCGTGGCCTAACGACGGCTTGTTCGAgctttttctttgcttttttttttaaaaaaaaaaattaagttttgatcataattttttgattcatctcgttgagacaaactaATGATCCGTAGAAAATTGACGCAAGATTATCAAAAcacgaatttttttaaaagaaaaaagacaaagtGGAAGAAGCCAAGTTAGACGAATAAAGTGAGCTATGATGCAATTTGTCCGGTAGCATACCCTAAACTTTAAAAAGGATGTTTATTGACTTGACCTATCGACCTGATCTGCAAACAGGttattaaggctccgttccaaaacaccttattaaaaaataagtatttatttcatattttcaaactcaaaaataatgtaaataaaaaataaatttttaattttttttacaccgtattaaagatctcaatgagatctatcaaataagatccatattgattgaaaaattatatgcgtaagcacataatttttgagcttgaaattgccttcttaaaaaataagtacttatttacctttccgaaacggagcctaaatcgCATTATGAATTATTGTCTGATCTATGTTTAATTTTCAACTCCCACTCAAGCAAAAATTTAAGGATTAGGTAGTGATTAGAggtagacccaaaaaaaaaaaaaactatagtaCATTAGAGTTACAGCAGTATTTCACTTTAGTCTATTAATTTTAAACCATCAATTTGAACCTTGCTCTTCTGTTTATGTCACATTGTAGTCCATCAAAGAGAACGCTTTAACTACAGGGACCGAGTATATCACcgtaaaaaatataattttgacATAAATTAATACTGTACTAATTTTTTGGACTTTGAGGGCTTATTTAGTGGCCCAGAGGTTCCACCCCAAGACCATTAACCCCAAAAAACTTCTGTGAAGTTGATCGGAGACCCTGCTAAATTTTGTGATAGATAAGAGGGAATCATAGAATGTTACGTGACCGTGCTCTGGAGCTTCAAATATTCCGCTTTGAGGAGTCGTAAATTgtcgggaaaatgacggctaatgacgtgttttgataattaatatctgccaaggacattttcagtattaacaaatggtCTTAGCTTGctcttagcgggtattaattatcaaaacacgtcatgtgCCGTCATTTCCCTAAATTGTCTGATAACACTCTTGGAAATAGCCACAAGAATTCACGATATCAGAGCTATCATACCACCTGCTGGCCCGAGATCATTCATGGGCTAATAATCATCCGTTTCCTCTCCCATGTTTGACCCATTTGTTCATTAGGAGTAGACTGGCCCAATATTACATCATCTATTCTTCTACACGGTTTGGTtacccaaacccaaaaaacacGGTTTGTTTACCAAACAGTGCCTCACTTGTTCGACATTGCTTCTTCTCTCccatttccttcttcttcttcttgatcgGATTGTTCTTCTCAAAATCAAGAAACAGATAAAGATGGACTACGACTTCAGAAACAGAGCAAACCCTCCTTACGATTCACAAGCCCCTGTTTACAGGCCAAcaacaacatcatcatcatcaacaacCCATACCATGTACGGGTCATCTCCCCTCTACCCTCGCGTCGGGCAATCGGGTCACTCCCTCAACCCTGCCGCCGTCCGTGCCTCCAATTTTCATCAcccctctccttcctcctcttcttgtAAGCATCTCTATCCATTTTTTGGTATGTACATCTTACAGGGGACTccaatttattattatttttcgcaATTGGTGGTTGAGAAAATTGGGTAATTTTAGTTCTTGCTAATATGCTGATTTGAGGGTTTAATTACACTTCTTGGACAATTGTGGCGTAGGGGTAATTGAGAATCATGAATGTGATGCTAAGATTGCATTGGTTCTTTCCTCTTCTATGCTGTTTAATTGCAAATAGTCACTGTAACATGATTCCAAACCTGTTTTCTTGCGAGTAGAGTGATTTAAAGGATCTAATTGCACTTCTTGAACAATTTTGGCATGTGGGTTTTTGTAAATTATGTATGTGATGCTAAGACTGCTTTGTTTTAATCTAATGTTATTCTACTGCAAATTTTGCAGCTGGATTGGGGATTAGGGTTGCTATTAAACCCGAATATCGGATCACGCCACCTGTGAGTTCTCTATTTGGATGATGAACTTGTATTGTGTTGGCCCTAATTTGCTTACAGTTGCTCACATGACTTGATTGTGTCGTTTGCAAACCATCCATAATATTGCATAAATTTTTAGATGGGTATACCATCCATAATATTGCGTAAATTTTTTAGATGGGTTTTGTTAAAGCTTCATTATCAATAGGGGATTCTGATTGAGGTTTCTTCCAGTATTTGCGTTCTTCGATTCAAATGGGGGACCAAAGTAATGCAGACATTATTATTTTGAGTTCAAAGATATCTAGTGGATTGCTTACGATATTAATTAGTTCCATTCAGTAGTGATATATGTTTTGTGGCTTCTCATCGTGTCCTGTACGGCTGTACATGTTCTGCATCAATGTGAAGTCTTTTAGATCTCATACTGTATGGGTCGGTCATCTGACCCATAGTTGCATGAAGCGGGAGAGGGGGCGGGTGCGGAAGTGGGGGTGTTAGCAGGGAGCCCGGGATTGTAGAAGCTCCCGAGGTTGGGAGCGTGAAAGGAACACGTGCATATATGTCATAGATAATATAGCATAGAATGTACATTTTAGAAAGTACAATCATTTTAAGGAGTAAAAATATGTGCCAAGTCCACTATAAGTATAAGAAATGGGCTATAGAGTTACAAtatgtgattttcttttcaagatatcatgacttgggctaaatatatgagttcatcaaagaccaattaaTGCCAAGTGATAAATTCCTACTTTTTTATACAAGGATTGAACAAAAGTTTCCATCTTCGAAAGGAGCGTTCTCCCATCTTGACGGGAGTGGGCTCCTgtcaagctccttagttgggagcgGCACCATTTTAGAAAGCTCCCTGCAACTATGTTCTGACCCTTCCTATATCTGGATGGCATTCTCTTAAGGCTTTTTCTAATGGAATTCTTATCATAAGATTAGTCTTTTAAGGGGGGGATATGATATTTCAGCATTTCTTTCAGCCGTTTTTTCAGCTTGTTATTTATGTGGCTATGTTGGCTTGTTTATGCATCTGAGACTACGAGAATTTTATGCTTTGagatttgatgttttttttattactttctaAAGATGGAAATCTCTTCATCATCTCGGTTTCATCTGATGTCAGGCAATGTATGCATTGCATGTGTTTATTTTCTGGTTATGCGTTAAGTTAGCATTTTTTAGTTGCATATTTGATGGTATACTTGATGCAATGTTTAGTTTTGTGTGGTATAATTTAAGCTTAACTGTTACGAGGTAATTGGTACCTTCTAATAATTTGTTTAACAACCTCTGTCCTATTTATCTTCTCATTTGTTGTGTAGCCTCAATTGTCCCCACAAGTTGGAGATATTCCCCGAAGCACTTTCCAGTTTGACTTTGAACTAGAAAGGAAGATACTAGCAGAAGCAGAGAAGGATAGCCTCAATTGGACCAGGCTTGGGCTGGAAAACCTTCCTTCTAAAACTGCAGGATCAACATCTTCTTCGGTTTGTGTTTATACCTTTTCTGGGAGGTTTTGTCTTTTGTGTTCTAGCTTACCTGATGTGATATCAAAATTAGATCAATTGTTGTGGCCAACTATATCATCGGGTATAATGGAACAAGTGAATTATCATTGATAACTCTTTTCTGTGCCCTATACTTCTGACAAAATCACTTGCTCACTTTACTCTTGACTTTATTGTTGtaaatttttctatcaataggcaaagaagaaagataATTGTAAAATTACCCCTTATGTGTTATGTTGATTTCGCTCTTCATGAATTATTTGAAGTATATATTGCAATGTCAGTGGACTTGGCCTTCCTATTGCAGATGGAAAGTGGTATCTATTTGCATGGTTATTTCCCCTAAATAAGCGATTTTTCCATGGTGACTCCTATCAGTCTGGAACCCTTGATTAACACCACCAATTCTGTCATGGTGCAAATGTAACAGTAAATGATCTGGATATTGTGACAATTGGAGCATATTAAATATATAGTGCTCTTTAACTCCAAAAGAGTGCAAAAGAACTTTTTCTTGGTGTGGTAAAGGTGTGCTATTGTGAAAGTATTTTCATCATAGTTGGGTTCTACGACGTTGAGATCTGTGGTTCCTTTTGTCAAATGTTTCATCTTTACGAATTTTATGCCAAGATTTGTTTACATGTCATAGATTTATTGACATGTTAAACAAATACAAAGAGGCACTTTACTTTGATATGTACGGATACTAGATTGTCTTTTAGCAAGGCAAGTTTGGAGGTCCTATTGGACTTGATTGCCTCTTTGTATTTGTTTTCCACTTGGGAGTTTAGTTCCCTTTGTTGCGTAAGGTATCAATTACCTTTCATATTGTTTCTGACAGGTTGTATGTTTCATAGTTGCACTTTGAACAAAACATGATGTCCCATGTAATTTCCTTAAGTAGCTTGCCACTTTTAAAGGCTGAAGTGTTCATTGCAGGGCTCTGCCATTGATCCTGTTGTTAGCAAATACATAGCGTCGGGTCTCAGCAGAGAGGCTGTGCCGCTTGCAGTTGCAAATTATGGAGATAATCCAACCAAGGTATTtccatcccccccccccccccccccggctaTGTTTTGATGCCTTAAATAGGGGGAATGGGGTTCTGAATGTTCTGATTCCTAGGTACCTAGTATAGTAGTTCAATGCCTGAAGTAATCCCATTAAAATGTTGTATTAGGTCCAGAATCTCATACAAAAACATCTTTGCAGGATGCTTATTAGATTCGGCATTTCTTATTGACAGATTCATACTAGAATACCACTGGGGATGGTGTGGTTTAAATTCCTACGTAGTTTGGTAATGTGACTCCACTTTGGAAAGGTCATATTCCTGTCTGTTTGAAATGTAGGTATTGTCTAGAATCAAATTCCAGAACCTCCCTTAATATACCTTACATCCAAATTGAACAGCCCTTTTTGTCTTGTGCCAGAGTTACAGTAGTTTGTGATTGCTAATACATAGCCTAATGGCTTCTCTATTGTTCCATGGATGTATTACATCCATGGGACTAACCTTGGAGGTAGCTTTCTTTCATGTTAGACTTTGATACTCTATGAGGTTGAAATTCATTAATTTGAGGGCATAACCGCCAAGCGTCTCGGTTTGCTGGTCCCCTTATACAGCATAATTAGTTCTTCCTCTGCTGTGAGCTTCGCTGTCCATGTTCGAATAGGTCATCAGAATATTAGGTGTTAATCAACATATATTGTTTGCTATTTTAGGTGAGGGAATTCGTCAATGGTTACACCCTATTGCGGGAAATGGGATTCTCATCAACTAATGTTTCAGAAGCGCTGCTAATGTATGACAACGATAAAGACAAGGCACTTGCCTACTTTCTCAACAGCTCATCCTGAGGATGTTATGGAGATGCACGTGCTATTGAGTATAGTGGCGATCACATTTCACATATAGCTTCTAGAGTTTCTTGTAATACAGTTTGGTTATTTTACTTGGGTGTGACTGATTGTAAAAAGCATTCCAAGCCTCGGAATCGACAATTGGCCCTCTTAACGTTTTCCCACTCTTTGCTTTCCAATTTGAATATCTGTACTATCAATCGAGTCTTACAAGTATTTTCCATTACGGTATCCTATGGAgatcaggttttttttttgtcggggAAACCCTGCTTGGATGGTTTTTAGTCGTTTATGCTGAATCTTTTCACTCAATTCTGATGGTTAAAAAGGTAGTTTTGGCTTAGATATTGGCCTGCAGCCTTGCAGGCACCATACGGATTTTCTAAGTAGCCTGTGCATATACATATATGCTGTTTGGATTTCACCTTTTTCGGGTATTTAGGTTACTCAGGTACATGTAAGAAAAGAGGTAGAAAAACAACACGCATTGTTAGAAATAATCAAGTAGAGAGACATTTACACATTATTCCAGAAACCTCGATGCTGAGTTATTACTTCTTGCTAACACATAGAGAAACATTACTGTTTACACTTCTCGAGTCACGGGGGACTGCTGGGAAGCTTGGCCCTATAACTAAATGGGGGACTCATCGGACTTGGCACGGAAACCCGGTCCACAT
Proteins encoded in this region:
- the LOC131301419 gene encoding uncharacterized protein LOC131301419, which encodes MDYDFRNRANPPYDSQAPVYRPTTTSSSSTTHTMYGSSPLYPRVGQSGHSLNPAAVRASNFHHPSPSSSSSGLGIRVAIKPEYRITPPPQLSPQVGDIPRSTFQFDFELERKILAEAEKDSLNWTRLGLENLPSKTAGSTSSSGSAIDPVVSKYIASGLSREAVPLAVANYGDNPTKVREFVNGYTLLREMGFSSTNVSEALLMYDNDKDKALAYFLNSSS